The DNA window TCTTTCTCAGCCTTCATGATGGGTGACTCTTCGGTAACCGCTTCGTCGCGACGAATAACCAGGTTACGCAGAACAGCGTCGTTGTAGCGGAAGTTGGTGGTGAGCTCGTCGATCGCCTCGGCAGACGCTTCAACGTTCATCAGCACGTAGTGAGCCTTGTGGATTTTGTCGATGGGGTAAGCCAACTGACGGCGACCCCAGTCTTCCAGACGGTGAACTTTACCGCCGTCCTTTTCGATGGTTTGGGTATAACGCTCGACCATACCCTGAACCTGCTCGCTTTGATCTGGATGAACCAGAAACACGATTTCGTAGTGACGCATTGTATGCTCCTTACGGGTTAAGCCACCCTTTTCGGTGTGGCAAGGAGAGTGGCCGCCCACCGCTGCGGAGGGCCACCAAGAATTCAAGAGCGCGGATTTTAGGCAAGCGTGGACGTTGATGCAAGCAATTTGCGCAAAAATCAGTCAATTGCGCGCTGACGGACCGCTTCAAAAAGACAGATACCCGTGGCCACGGACACATTCAGACTGCTGACCGACCCCGCCATGGGCAGTTTCGCCAGATAATCGCAGTTCTCCCGGGTCAGGCGGCGCAGGCCGTCCCCTTCGGCGCCCATGACCAGCCCCACCGGGCCACGCAGATCCCGCTGATAGAGCGTGTCATCCGCCTCGCCCGCCAAACCGATCAGCCACAGCCCGGCGTCCTGCAGCTGTTTCATGGTCCGGGCCAGGTTGGTGACAGCAATAAAGGGGATCACCTCCGCTGCACCACAGGCCACCTTCATGACGGTGGCATTCAGGCCAACCGATTTGTCTTTCGGCGCCACCACCGCCGTCACGCCGGCAGCGTCAGCGCTGCGCAGGCAGGCGCCGAGGTTGTGGGGGTCGGTTACCCCATCAAGAATCAGCACCAACGCCTTGCGCCCGGCCTGATTGAGCAGGGCCGGCAGGTCTTTTTCTGAATAATGACTGGTGGTATCCGCCTCCGCGATCACGCCCTGGTGACGCCCGGCGGCCATTTCGTCGAGTTTTTTGCGCGGCAGACTGATGACCGCCACCCCTGCCTGCTCGGCTTGACCGAGCACCTCACTCAGCCGTTGATCTTCTCTGCCACTTTGCACATAAAGCGTTTTCACCCGTTCAGGGCTACGCTGTAACAGGCTTTGCACGGCGTGCAAGCCAAACACCTTTTCCATAACCTGTTATTCCACCCTAACGCCGGCGACGCTTTTTATTAGCGCTGCCCCGCTTGCTGTTGCCTGCAGCACCTTTTTTGCTGCCCCCCTTGTCGGCCTTCTGGGCACCGGGAAACTGCCCCTTGGCCAGCGCCTCTCGCACTGAGGGCTTCTTGCGCTTGGGGCTACCATTATCGACCAGGCCAAGGTCAATCTTGCGATCGTCCATATCCACCGCCAGCACCTGCACCTGGACGGTGTCGCCCAGCTGGAAGCTGCGCCTTGTGCGCTCGCCCACAAGGCGCTGATGGGCCTGATCGAATTGGTAGTAATCCTGGGGCAGGGCGGAAATATGCACCAAGCCTTCAATGTAAAAGTCCTGTAACTCCACAAACATGCCAAAGCCGGTCACCGCCGCGATCACGCCGGCATACTCGCCCCCAACATGCTCCTGCAAAAACTCGCACTTGAGAAAGGCCATCACATCCCGGCTGGCATCATCCGCCCGCCGCTCGGCCATGGAGCAGTGCTCGCCCAAGGCCACCAGGGCTTCCATATCGTAGGGATAAATCCGTTTGCGCGGCAGCTTGCCGGCGCCCGGCTGGCGCAGGAAGCAGGCCGCGGCCTCGCCACCGCCGTTGCGAATAAGATGGCGCAGAGCGCGGTGGACCAGCAAATCCGGATAGCGCCGGATGGGCGAAGTGAAATGGGTATAGCCCTTGTAGTGCAAGCCAAAATGGCCCTCGTTGTCAGGCTGATACACCGCCTGACTGAGCGAGCGCAGCATCATGGTCTGGATCATCTGGGCATCGGGTCGCTCGCCGAGGCTGCCCAGCAGGGTTTGATAATCCTTGGGCGTTGGTGTCGCCCCGCCCTTCAAACCCAGGCCAATTTCGCCGAGGAAGGTACGCAGGTTTTCCAGCTTCTGATCTGACGGACCGTTGTGCACCCGGTACAAGGCCTCAAGCCCAGCTCGTTCCAGAGCCCGGGCGGTGGCCACGTTGGCACACAACATACATTCTTCGATCAAGCGGTGAGCGTCATGGCGGTACACCGGCACAATGGCCTCAATGCGCTTCTCGGCATCAAACACCACCCGGGTTTCCACAGTTTCAAAATCGATGGCTCCCCGTTCAGAGCGGGCTTCCCGAAGCGCCTTATACAAGGCATGCAAGCGCTTGAGATGGGGCAACATATGCTCGTTGCGCCCCGTGTTGTGGGCCGGGTCTACCGAAGGGAGCCCCAGCAAGGCACCGACCTCGTTGTATGTCAGCCGGGCGTGGGA is part of the Spongiibacter taiwanensis genome and encodes:
- the rpsF gene encoding 30S ribosomal protein S6 translates to MRHYEIVFLVHPDQSEQVQGMVERYTQTIEKDGGKVHRLEDWGRRQLAYPIDKIHKAHYVLMNVEASAEAIDELTTNFRYNDAVLRNLVIRRDEAVTEESPIMKAEKESRERRSRSEQRTERNRDDSDNNNDGADNEEAEETASEEA
- the rlmB gene encoding 23S rRNA (guanosine(2251)-2'-O)-methyltransferase RlmB — encoded protein: MEKVFGLHAVQSLLQRSPERVKTLYVQSGREDQRLSEVLGQAEQAGVAVISLPRKKLDEMAAGRHQGVIAEADTTSHYSEKDLPALLNQAGRKALVLILDGVTDPHNLGACLRSADAAGVTAVVAPKDKSVGLNATVMKVACGAAEVIPFIAVTNLARTMKQLQDAGLWLIGLAGEADDTLYQRDLRGPVGLVMGAEGDGLRRLTRENCDYLAKLPMAGSVSSLNVSVATGICLFEAVRQRAID
- the rnr gene encoding ribonuclease R codes for the protein MAKRRISADPHAAREAERYDKPIPSREFILEKLKQSDQGLSLRELRGLLAIEDEDEEEGLRRRIKAMLRDGQISEGRRGRYAALGGGDLITGRVQGHRDGYGFLLVEEGEDIYLASRQMQQVFDGDLISAQVTGVDQRGRQEGVIVEVLERRTKQLVGKLIDHRGRPMVVPDNARIQSWISLEQDDAADAKEGDFVMVDITEQPGPRRQPKGRIVEVLGDRKTAGVATELAIRSHEIPFEWPDAVEEEARQFGTEPAEKDKKGRVDLRNLPLATIDGEDARDFDDAVYCEEKKGGGWRLWVAIADVSHYVQVGSPLDQEGQKRATSVYFPDRVVPMLPEALSNGLCSLKPKVDRLAMVCEMTISARGKLSGYVFYEAVICSHARLTYNEVGALLGLPSVDPAHNTGRNEHMLPHLKRLHALYKALREARSERGAIDFETVETRVVFDAEKRIEAIVPVYRHDAHRLIEECMLCANVATARALERAGLEALYRVHNGPSDQKLENLRTFLGEIGLGLKGGATPTPKDYQTLLGSLGERPDAQMIQTMMLRSLSQAVYQPDNEGHFGLHYKGYTHFTSPIRRYPDLLVHRALRHLIRNGGGEAAACFLRQPGAGKLPRKRIYPYDMEALVALGEHCSMAERRADDASRDVMAFLKCEFLQEHVGGEYAGVIAAVTGFGMFVELQDFYIEGLVHISALPQDYYQFDQAHQRLVGERTRRSFQLGDTVQVQVLAVDMDDRKIDLGLVDNGSPKRKKPSVREALAKGQFPGAQKADKGGSKKGAAGNSKRGSANKKRRRR